Proteins encoded in a region of the Mixophyes fleayi isolate aMixFle1 chromosome 5, aMixFle1.hap1, whole genome shotgun sequence genome:
- the NAPRT gene encoding LOW QUALITY PROTEIN: nicotinate phosphoribosyltransferase (The sequence of the model RefSeq protein was modified relative to this genomic sequence to represent the inferred CDS: inserted 1 base in 1 codon): MELLTDLYQFTMAYGYWKSGRHRDPAEFELFFREAPFHGGFTLFCGLEETLRFLRDFRFSQSDIEYLKSALPPNVEQGFFEHLQAVNASEVTVISFPEGSVVFPREPLMKVRGPLLVVQLLETTLLCLVNYASLVATNAARFRLAAGQDKKLLEMGLRRAQGPDGGLSASKYTYIGGFDSTSNVLAGKRFGIPVAGTMAHSYVSSFSCANELQCRALPPANEQEGEVDLLLLSQTWLAKVCQFLNIPQQSPNPGELAAFVSYAIAFPLNFXGSVDTYSVLMSGVPNFCAVALALQELGYKAVGVRLDSGDLAKQSLEIRKVFQQCAGRFEAPSLEALSIAVSNNISEKTLKHLTQVKNEINVIGVGTHLVTCPLQSSLGCVYKLVRVNDTPCMKVTEDQNKATIPGSKAVYRLYDGSDRVLLDLMAVEDEPSPELGKEVKIYELAKNAETEIVTPIRAELLHRVYFQNGQISSSPPLPSISEIRSYAERCLTSLSLQYRQLDDPQPYRVAVTEKLYDLLSTIREWGHLQ, from the exons ATGGAGCTGCTCACTGATCTCTACCAGTTCACCATGGCGTACGGCTACTGGAAGAGCGGGCGGCACCGGGACCCCGCGGAGTTCGAGCTCTTCTTCCGGGAAGCCCCGTTCCACGGCGGCTTCACCCTCTTCTGTGGCCTGGAGGAGACTCTGCGCTTCCTGCGGGACTTCCGCTTCTCCCAGTCAG ACATTGAATACCTGAAGTCGGCTCTACCTCCCAATGTGGAGCAGGGATTCTTTGAACACTTGCAGGCGGTGAATGCATCAGAAGTGACGGTGATCTCTTTCCCGGAGGGATCAGTAGTCTTTCCTAGA GAGCCGCTGATGAAGGTCAGAGGTCCTCTCCTGGTAGTGCAGCTTCTGGAGACCACGCTGCTCTGTTTGGTGAATTATGCCAG CCTTGTTGCTACAAATGCTGCTCGTTTTCGCCTGGCTGCCGGTCAAGACAAAAAGCTGCTAGAAATGGGACTAAGGAGGGCACAGGGGCCGGACGGAGGACTGTCTGCGTCTAAATATACTTACATAGGAG GCTTTGACTCCACCAGTAATGTTTTGGCTGGGAAGCGGTTTGGGATCCCCGTGGCCGGCACCATGGCTCACTCTTATGTGTCGTCTTTTTCCTGTGCCAATGAATTACAGTGCCGG GCTCTGCCGCCAGCAAACGAACAGGAGGGGGAAGTGGATCTCCTGTTGCTGTCTCAGACATGGCTGGCGAAAGTGTGTCAGTTCCTAAATATTCCTCAGCAAAGCCCAAATCCCGGGGAGCTGGCTGCTTTTGTGTCCTATGCCATCGCTTTCCCTTTAAACT TTGGTAGTGTGGATACCTACAGTGTGCTGAT GAGTGGAGTCCCCAATTTCTGTGCGGTCGCCCTGGCCTTGCAGGAGCTGGGATACAAAGCTGTCGGAGTGCGGCTGGACAGCGGAGACTTGGCCAAACAGTCTCTAGAGATCCGGAAGGTATTCCAGCAATGTGCAGGAAG ATTTGAAGCTCCAAGTTTGGAAGCATTATCCATCGCTGTCAGCAACAACATCAGTGAGAAGACTCTGAAACATCTGACCCAAGTG AAGAACGAGATTAATGTAATTGGCGTTGGCACTCACCTGGTGACTTGTCCCCTTCAGTCCTCCCTGGGCTGCGTCTACAAG CTGGTACGAGTGAATGACACACCATGCATGAAGGTTACTGAGGACCAGAATAAGGCCACCATACCGGGGAGCAAAGCTGTGTACAGGCTGTATGACGGGTCCG ACCGCGTCTTACTGGATCTCATGGCTGTAGAAGATGAGCCGTCTCCTGAGTTGGGGAAGGAAGTCAAAATCTATGAACTGGCCAAAAATGCTGAGACTGAGATTGTGACTCCAATCAGAGCGGAGCTCCTTCATCGCGTCTATTTTCAGAACGGACAG ATAAGCAGCAGTCCGCCTCTTCCGAGTATCTCAGAAAT